The Canis aureus isolate CA01 chromosome 24, VMU_Caureus_v.1.0, whole genome shotgun sequence genome includes a window with the following:
- the RBM44 gene encoding RNA-binding protein 44 isoform X1, whose translation MQATAVVEITSGKGSQYNGENIQKDEPSDPKKENLLSSNGCNEAKLTFLDDDWDSLVLEQITNDEDVSSTEQMDLLKPSCTGTPDSNRDSNLSQASEFKDSIDCAFLNETYSIHYSESKLSESLIPLNSELDSEMQKREGVFFDILEYQGNKIIGLERTYKISDNDYKETAEDVQKHDTDEDSQQEYHSVEEQEYTSTHLSFDQTKALNIPNLETVGLKNSGYEFECASNLEGNHVKLESNSNISLDSVDAYGQEDAPHGSKFQNSVVLREYHEPKHEMYKEQETSLMYHTVFDEIVLRSSPLESQESQSQNSFLNPQKALKTKTYTGKMKCQIIESKDRCGNAIVENKKSHHLENSSTLQQDKALQMLLQPCKDCQTSWTSVFDDSVISACGNSHCKSLQNAPNPALDFSVTLPRIAVKDNQAIEDSSLKVANGSSTNKACFHNIEGTHPKLVTDAANRTVTVNQTVDVSTDFRACFTTSRATSARFSVASTSSNTEITMMNKKRPGEWPSEKQRSVACNTDWSYSQNNEDAPGTVTKSLSVDSSKPNGNFLNKDSLELRKASAITDLKKHPETECRLSKEPEKNLPSNCCQKLMQRAIKAELHLLNVHYQMCHRHCTDIYRLVVENRAGVNRYLPSNSTKKELAPALLSVLGDLKVRYESLKEKINKGMPLEELPPLAVESKLLSTLSAFASTLMKEESHVFSGADPELGNPSTCDADVSSSLKKTLSQMSLLSDKSPPKQDASPKEDGLKNGDINIDFSQLKLDDKDCKSYREVSEDWFDAKENLTGLDFSGIQETQIEKDKGDPKFPQEMKNIEPLRKDKGYLIHVGGLCSSVSEADLRSHFQKYQVSEISIYDSSTNYRYASLAFKKNIDAKMAVKEMNGIEINGKSVNVRLVKTPGEYTSPLSCKNGNRVTWNNLERNTNKETNSVSSISRLPRTRPRQLGSEQDNEFFPFDQKGVKKNCKQIESTKLIPDPPIQFIPPNTLNLRSFTKIMKRLAELHPEVSREHIIDALQEVRINHKGFLNGLSINTIVEMTSSVLKNSTSSLE comes from the exons ATGCAGGCTACTGCAGTGGTGGAGATAACTTCTGGTAAAGGCTCCcaatacaatggagaaaacaTCCAGAAAG ATGAGCCTTCTGAtcctaagaaagaaaatttattatcttCCAATGGTTGTAACGAAGCCAAATTGACTTTTCTCGATGATGACTGGGATTCCTTGGTACTAGAACAAATAACTAATGACGAAGACGTCAGCAGTACTGAGCAAATGGATTTATTGAAGCCATCTTGTACTGGGACTCCAGATTCTAACAGAGACAGTAATCTCTCTCAGGCTAGTGAGTTCAAGGATAGTATTGACTGTGCTTTCTTGAATGAAAcatattctatacattattcagagTCAAAACTAAGTGAAAGTCTTATTCCTTTAAATTCAGAATTAGATTCTGAAATGCAGAAAAGAGAAGGGGTGTTTTTTGATATTTTGGAATATCAAGGTAATAAGATAATTGGCTTGGAAAGAACCTATAAGATTTCAgacaatgattataaagaaacTGCTGAAGATGTGCAAAAGCATGATACAGATGAAGACTCACAGCAGGAATATCACAGTGTGGAAGAGCAAGAATACACAAGTACCCACTTATCTTTTGACCAAACAAAAGCATTGAACATACCTAATCTGGAAACTGTTGGATTAAAAAATTCAGGTTATGAATTTGAATGTGCTAGCAATCTAGAAGGTAATCATGTTAAATTGGAAAGTAATTCTAACATCTCTTTAGATTCAGTTGATGCTTATGGACAAGAAGATGCACCTCATGGCTCCAAGTTTCAGAATTCCGTTGTGTTAAGAGAATATCACGAACCAAAGCATGAAATGTATAAGGAACAAGAGACAAGTTTAATGTACCACACAGTCTTTGATGAAATTGTACTACGAAGTAGTCCCCTTGAGAGCCAGGAATCTCAGTCTCAGAATAGTTTCTTAAACCCTCAAAAAGCATTAAAAACTAAAACGTATACTGGCAAAATGAAATGTCAAATAATTGAAAGTAAAGATCGTTGTGGGAATGCAATTGTTGAGAACAAAAAGTCACACCACCTTGAAAATTCTAGCACACTACAACAAGACAAAGCTTTACAGATGTTACTCCAACCTTGTAAAGATTGTCAAACTTCCTGGACCTCTGTTTTTGATGACTCAGTAATTTCTGCCTGTGGAAATTCACACTGTAAAAGCCTACAAAATGCCCCTAATCCAGCCTTAGATTTTTCTGTTACTCTCCCGAGGATTGCAGTCAAAGATAACCAGGCAATAGAAGATAGCTCCCTGAAGGTTGCTAATGGCAGTAGCACAAATAAAGCTTGCTTTCACAATATAGAAGGAACACATCCCAAATTAGTGACAGACGCAGCAAACCGTACAGTCACAGTCAATCAGACAGTGGATGTTAGCACTGATTTTAGGGCTTGTTTCACAACCAGCAGGGCAACAAGTGCAAGATTTTCTGTAGCATCTACATCAAGCAATACAGAGATAACAATGATGAATAAAAAACGGCCTGGTGAATGGCCCAGTGAGAAACAGAGAAGCGTTGCTTGTAATACAGATTGGTCATACAGTCAGAATAATGAAGATGCACCAGGGACTGTGACAAAATCTCTCTCCGTTGACAGTTCAAAACCTAATGGAAATTTTCTAAATAAG GATTCCCTGGAATTAAGAAAAGCATCTGCTATCACAGACTTAAAGAAACATCCTGAAAC ggaatgTCGACTTTCTAAAGAGCCGGAGAAGAATTTGCCATCAAATTGCTGTCAGAAACTCATGCAGAGAGCCATCAAAGCAGAGTTGCACCTCTTAAATGTTCACTATCAGATGTGTCACCGCCACTGCACTGATATTTACAGGCTTGTAGTGGAAAACAGGGCAGGGGTCAATAG GTATTTACCAAGTAATTCTACTAAGAAGGAATTAGCACCAGCACTGCTGTCTGTTTTGGGAGATTTAAAGGTTAGATATGAGAgtttgaaagaaaagataaacaaaggCATGCCTCTGGAAGAGCTGCCCCCACTGGCCGTGGAGTCAAAGTTATTATCGACCTTGTCTGCGTTTGCTTCCACG cTGATGAAAGAAGAATCACATGT CTTTTCAGGAGCAGATCCTGAACTAGGTAATCCAAGTACATGTGATGCTGACGTCTCTTCAAGCCTAAAAAAGACACTCTCTcaa ATGTCCTTACTGTCTGACAAGAGTCCTCCTAAACAGGATGCATCACCCAAGGAAGATGGTTTAAAAAATGGTGACATAAACATAGACTTTAGTCAGCTGAAACTCGATGACAAAG ACTGCAAAAGTTACCGAGAAGTAAGTGAAGACTGGTTTGATGCTAAAGAAAACCTGACAGGACTTGATTTCTCAGGAATACAAGAAACtcaaatagaaaaagacaaaggagatCCAAAGTTTCCACAAG AAATGAAGAATATTGAACCTTTACGAAAAGATAAAGGGTATTTGATACATGTTGGTGGTCTCTGCTCTTCAGTATCTGAG gctGATTTAAGGTCTCATTTCCAGAAGTACCAAGTTTCTGAAATTTCAATTTATGATTCTTCTACTAATTATAG ATATGCAtcccttgcttttaaaaaaaacattgatgCAAAGATGGCCGTGAAAGAAATGAATGggatagaaataaatggaaagtcagTAAATGTGCGGCTTGTTAAAACTCCTGGAGAATATACATCACCACTTTCCTGCAAAAATGGAAATAGAGTTACTTGGAATAATTTGGAGAGAAACACCAACAAAGAAACTAACTCAGTCTCCTCTATTTCAAGATTGCCCAGAACTAGGCCAAGGCAGCTGGGATCTGAGCAAGACAATGAGTTTTTTCCTTTTGACCAGAAG ggTGTCAAGAAGAATTGTAAACAGATTGAATCAACTAAATTAATACCTGACCCACCTATTCAATTCATACCTCCAAATACACTGAATCTACGTAGCTTTACCAAAATCATGAAGAGACTGGCTGAACTACATCCAGAAGTTAGTAG AGAACATATTATAGATGCTCTTCAGGAAGTAAGAATAAATCATAAAGGTTTTCTGAATGGCTTATCTATTAATACTATTGTGGAAATGACTTCGTCTGTTTTGAAAAATTCTACTTCCAGTTTGGAATAA
- the RBM44 gene encoding RNA-binding protein 44 isoform X2 — protein MQATAVVEITSGKGSQYNGENIQKDEPSDPKKENLLSSNGCNEAKLTFLDDDWDSLVLEQITNDEDVSSTEQMDLLKPSCTGTPDSNRDSNLSQASEFKDSIDCAFLNETYSIHYSESKLSESLIPLNSELDSEMQKREGVFFDILEYQGNKIIGLERTYKISDNDYKETAEDVQKHDTDEDSQQEYHSVEEQEYTSTHLSFDQTKALNIPNLETVGLKNSGYEFECASNLEGNHVKLESNSNISLDSVDAYGQEDAPHGSKFQNSVVLREYHEPKHEMYKEQETSLMYHTVFDEIVLRSSPLESQESQSQNSFLNPQKALKTKTYTGKMKCQIIESKDRCGNAIVENKKSHHLENSSTLQQDKALQMLLQPCKDCQTSWTSVFDDSVISACGNSHCKSLQNAPNPALDFSVTLPRIAVKDNQAIEDSSLKVANGSSTNKACFHNIEGTHPKLVTDAANRTVTVNQTVDVSTDFRACFTTSRATSARFSVASTSSNTEITMMNKKRPGEWPSEKQRSVACNTDWSYSQNNEDAPGTVTKSLSVDSSKPNGNFLNKDSLELRKASAITDLKKHPETYLPSNSTKKELAPALLSVLGDLKVRYESLKEKINKGMPLEELPPLAVESKLLSTLSAFASTLMKEESHVFSGADPELGNPSTCDADVSSSLKKTLSQMSLLSDKSPPKQDASPKEDGLKNGDINIDFSQLKLDDKDCKSYREVSEDWFDAKENLTGLDFSGIQETQIEKDKGDPKFPQEMKNIEPLRKDKGYLIHVGGLCSSVSEADLRSHFQKYQVSEISIYDSSTNYRYASLAFKKNIDAKMAVKEMNGIEINGKSVNVRLVKTPGEYTSPLSCKNGNRVTWNNLERNTNKETNSVSSISRLPRTRPRQLGSEQDNEFFPFDQKGVKKNCKQIESTKLIPDPPIQFIPPNTLNLRSFTKIMKRLAELHPEVSREHIIDALQEVRINHKGFLNGLSINTIVEMTSSVLKNSTSSLE, from the exons ATGCAGGCTACTGCAGTGGTGGAGATAACTTCTGGTAAAGGCTCCcaatacaatggagaaaacaTCCAGAAAG ATGAGCCTTCTGAtcctaagaaagaaaatttattatcttCCAATGGTTGTAACGAAGCCAAATTGACTTTTCTCGATGATGACTGGGATTCCTTGGTACTAGAACAAATAACTAATGACGAAGACGTCAGCAGTACTGAGCAAATGGATTTATTGAAGCCATCTTGTACTGGGACTCCAGATTCTAACAGAGACAGTAATCTCTCTCAGGCTAGTGAGTTCAAGGATAGTATTGACTGTGCTTTCTTGAATGAAAcatattctatacattattcagagTCAAAACTAAGTGAAAGTCTTATTCCTTTAAATTCAGAATTAGATTCTGAAATGCAGAAAAGAGAAGGGGTGTTTTTTGATATTTTGGAATATCAAGGTAATAAGATAATTGGCTTGGAAAGAACCTATAAGATTTCAgacaatgattataaagaaacTGCTGAAGATGTGCAAAAGCATGATACAGATGAAGACTCACAGCAGGAATATCACAGTGTGGAAGAGCAAGAATACACAAGTACCCACTTATCTTTTGACCAAACAAAAGCATTGAACATACCTAATCTGGAAACTGTTGGATTAAAAAATTCAGGTTATGAATTTGAATGTGCTAGCAATCTAGAAGGTAATCATGTTAAATTGGAAAGTAATTCTAACATCTCTTTAGATTCAGTTGATGCTTATGGACAAGAAGATGCACCTCATGGCTCCAAGTTTCAGAATTCCGTTGTGTTAAGAGAATATCACGAACCAAAGCATGAAATGTATAAGGAACAAGAGACAAGTTTAATGTACCACACAGTCTTTGATGAAATTGTACTACGAAGTAGTCCCCTTGAGAGCCAGGAATCTCAGTCTCAGAATAGTTTCTTAAACCCTCAAAAAGCATTAAAAACTAAAACGTATACTGGCAAAATGAAATGTCAAATAATTGAAAGTAAAGATCGTTGTGGGAATGCAATTGTTGAGAACAAAAAGTCACACCACCTTGAAAATTCTAGCACACTACAACAAGACAAAGCTTTACAGATGTTACTCCAACCTTGTAAAGATTGTCAAACTTCCTGGACCTCTGTTTTTGATGACTCAGTAATTTCTGCCTGTGGAAATTCACACTGTAAAAGCCTACAAAATGCCCCTAATCCAGCCTTAGATTTTTCTGTTACTCTCCCGAGGATTGCAGTCAAAGATAACCAGGCAATAGAAGATAGCTCCCTGAAGGTTGCTAATGGCAGTAGCACAAATAAAGCTTGCTTTCACAATATAGAAGGAACACATCCCAAATTAGTGACAGACGCAGCAAACCGTACAGTCACAGTCAATCAGACAGTGGATGTTAGCACTGATTTTAGGGCTTGTTTCACAACCAGCAGGGCAACAAGTGCAAGATTTTCTGTAGCATCTACATCAAGCAATACAGAGATAACAATGATGAATAAAAAACGGCCTGGTGAATGGCCCAGTGAGAAACAGAGAAGCGTTGCTTGTAATACAGATTGGTCATACAGTCAGAATAATGAAGATGCACCAGGGACTGTGACAAAATCTCTCTCCGTTGACAGTTCAAAACCTAATGGAAATTTTCTAAATAAG GATTCCCTGGAATTAAGAAAAGCATCTGCTATCACAGACTTAAAGAAACATCCTGAAAC GTATTTACCAAGTAATTCTACTAAGAAGGAATTAGCACCAGCACTGCTGTCTGTTTTGGGAGATTTAAAGGTTAGATATGAGAgtttgaaagaaaagataaacaaaggCATGCCTCTGGAAGAGCTGCCCCCACTGGCCGTGGAGTCAAAGTTATTATCGACCTTGTCTGCGTTTGCTTCCACG cTGATGAAAGAAGAATCACATGT CTTTTCAGGAGCAGATCCTGAACTAGGTAATCCAAGTACATGTGATGCTGACGTCTCTTCAAGCCTAAAAAAGACACTCTCTcaa ATGTCCTTACTGTCTGACAAGAGTCCTCCTAAACAGGATGCATCACCCAAGGAAGATGGTTTAAAAAATGGTGACATAAACATAGACTTTAGTCAGCTGAAACTCGATGACAAAG ACTGCAAAAGTTACCGAGAAGTAAGTGAAGACTGGTTTGATGCTAAAGAAAACCTGACAGGACTTGATTTCTCAGGAATACAAGAAACtcaaatagaaaaagacaaaggagatCCAAAGTTTCCACAAG AAATGAAGAATATTGAACCTTTACGAAAAGATAAAGGGTATTTGATACATGTTGGTGGTCTCTGCTCTTCAGTATCTGAG gctGATTTAAGGTCTCATTTCCAGAAGTACCAAGTTTCTGAAATTTCAATTTATGATTCTTCTACTAATTATAG ATATGCAtcccttgcttttaaaaaaaacattgatgCAAAGATGGCCGTGAAAGAAATGAATGggatagaaataaatggaaagtcagTAAATGTGCGGCTTGTTAAAACTCCTGGAGAATATACATCACCACTTTCCTGCAAAAATGGAAATAGAGTTACTTGGAATAATTTGGAGAGAAACACCAACAAAGAAACTAACTCAGTCTCCTCTATTTCAAGATTGCCCAGAACTAGGCCAAGGCAGCTGGGATCTGAGCAAGACAATGAGTTTTTTCCTTTTGACCAGAAG ggTGTCAAGAAGAATTGTAAACAGATTGAATCAACTAAATTAATACCTGACCCACCTATTCAATTCATACCTCCAAATACACTGAATCTACGTAGCTTTACCAAAATCATGAAGAGACTGGCTGAACTACATCCAGAAGTTAGTAG AGAACATATTATAGATGCTCTTCAGGAAGTAAGAATAAATCATAAAGGTTTTCTGAATGGCTTATCTATTAATACTATTGTGGAAATGACTTCGTCTGTTTTGAAAAATTCTACTTCCAGTTTGGAATAA
- the RBM44 gene encoding RNA-binding protein 44 isoform X3: MQATAVVEITSGKGSQYNGENIQKDEPSDPKKENLLSSNGCNEAKLTFLDDDWDSLVLEQITNDEDVSSTEQMDLLKPSCTGTPDSNRDSNLSQASEFKDSIDCAFLNETYSIHYSESKLSESLIPLNSELDSEMQKREGVFFDILEYQGNKIIGLERTYKISDNDYKETAEDVQKHDTDEDSQQEYHSVEEQEYTSTHLSFDQTKALNIPNLETVGLKNSGYEFECASNLEGNHVKLESNSNISLDSVDAYGQEDAPHGSKFQNSVVLREYHEPKHEMYKEQETSLMYHTVFDEIVLRSSPLESQESQSQNSFLNPQKALKTKTYTGKMKCQIIESKDRCGNAIVENKKSHHLENSSTLQQDKALQMLLQPCKDCQTSWTSVFDDSVISACGNSHCKSLQNAPNPALDFSVTLPRIAVKDNQAIEDSSLKVANGSSTNKACFHNIEGTHPKLVTDAANRTVTVNQTVDVSTDFRACFTTSRATSARFSVASTSSNTEITMMNKKRPGEWPSEKQRSVACNTDWSYSQNNEDAPGTVTKSLSVDSSKPNGNFLNKDSLELRKASAITDLKKHPETECRLSKEPEKNLPSNCCQKLMQRAIKAELHLLNVHYQMCHRHCTDIYRLVVENRAGVNRYLPSNSTKKELAPALLSVLGDLKVRYESLKEKINKGMPLEELPPLAVESKLLSTLSAFASTLMKEESHVFSGADPELGNPSTCDADVSSSLKKTLSQMSLLSDKSPPKQDASPKEDGLKNGDINIDFSQLKLDDKDCKSYREVSEDWFDAKENLTGLDFSGIQETQIEKDKGDPKFPQEN, encoded by the exons ATGCAGGCTACTGCAGTGGTGGAGATAACTTCTGGTAAAGGCTCCcaatacaatggagaaaacaTCCAGAAAG ATGAGCCTTCTGAtcctaagaaagaaaatttattatcttCCAATGGTTGTAACGAAGCCAAATTGACTTTTCTCGATGATGACTGGGATTCCTTGGTACTAGAACAAATAACTAATGACGAAGACGTCAGCAGTACTGAGCAAATGGATTTATTGAAGCCATCTTGTACTGGGACTCCAGATTCTAACAGAGACAGTAATCTCTCTCAGGCTAGTGAGTTCAAGGATAGTATTGACTGTGCTTTCTTGAATGAAAcatattctatacattattcagagTCAAAACTAAGTGAAAGTCTTATTCCTTTAAATTCAGAATTAGATTCTGAAATGCAGAAAAGAGAAGGGGTGTTTTTTGATATTTTGGAATATCAAGGTAATAAGATAATTGGCTTGGAAAGAACCTATAAGATTTCAgacaatgattataaagaaacTGCTGAAGATGTGCAAAAGCATGATACAGATGAAGACTCACAGCAGGAATATCACAGTGTGGAAGAGCAAGAATACACAAGTACCCACTTATCTTTTGACCAAACAAAAGCATTGAACATACCTAATCTGGAAACTGTTGGATTAAAAAATTCAGGTTATGAATTTGAATGTGCTAGCAATCTAGAAGGTAATCATGTTAAATTGGAAAGTAATTCTAACATCTCTTTAGATTCAGTTGATGCTTATGGACAAGAAGATGCACCTCATGGCTCCAAGTTTCAGAATTCCGTTGTGTTAAGAGAATATCACGAACCAAAGCATGAAATGTATAAGGAACAAGAGACAAGTTTAATGTACCACACAGTCTTTGATGAAATTGTACTACGAAGTAGTCCCCTTGAGAGCCAGGAATCTCAGTCTCAGAATAGTTTCTTAAACCCTCAAAAAGCATTAAAAACTAAAACGTATACTGGCAAAATGAAATGTCAAATAATTGAAAGTAAAGATCGTTGTGGGAATGCAATTGTTGAGAACAAAAAGTCACACCACCTTGAAAATTCTAGCACACTACAACAAGACAAAGCTTTACAGATGTTACTCCAACCTTGTAAAGATTGTCAAACTTCCTGGACCTCTGTTTTTGATGACTCAGTAATTTCTGCCTGTGGAAATTCACACTGTAAAAGCCTACAAAATGCCCCTAATCCAGCCTTAGATTTTTCTGTTACTCTCCCGAGGATTGCAGTCAAAGATAACCAGGCAATAGAAGATAGCTCCCTGAAGGTTGCTAATGGCAGTAGCACAAATAAAGCTTGCTTTCACAATATAGAAGGAACACATCCCAAATTAGTGACAGACGCAGCAAACCGTACAGTCACAGTCAATCAGACAGTGGATGTTAGCACTGATTTTAGGGCTTGTTTCACAACCAGCAGGGCAACAAGTGCAAGATTTTCTGTAGCATCTACATCAAGCAATACAGAGATAACAATGATGAATAAAAAACGGCCTGGTGAATGGCCCAGTGAGAAACAGAGAAGCGTTGCTTGTAATACAGATTGGTCATACAGTCAGAATAATGAAGATGCACCAGGGACTGTGACAAAATCTCTCTCCGTTGACAGTTCAAAACCTAATGGAAATTTTCTAAATAAG GATTCCCTGGAATTAAGAAAAGCATCTGCTATCACAGACTTAAAGAAACATCCTGAAAC ggaatgTCGACTTTCTAAAGAGCCGGAGAAGAATTTGCCATCAAATTGCTGTCAGAAACTCATGCAGAGAGCCATCAAAGCAGAGTTGCACCTCTTAAATGTTCACTATCAGATGTGTCACCGCCACTGCACTGATATTTACAGGCTTGTAGTGGAAAACAGGGCAGGGGTCAATAG GTATTTACCAAGTAATTCTACTAAGAAGGAATTAGCACCAGCACTGCTGTCTGTTTTGGGAGATTTAAAGGTTAGATATGAGAgtttgaaagaaaagataaacaaaggCATGCCTCTGGAAGAGCTGCCCCCACTGGCCGTGGAGTCAAAGTTATTATCGACCTTGTCTGCGTTTGCTTCCACG cTGATGAAAGAAGAATCACATGT CTTTTCAGGAGCAGATCCTGAACTAGGTAATCCAAGTACATGTGATGCTGACGTCTCTTCAAGCCTAAAAAAGACACTCTCTcaa ATGTCCTTACTGTCTGACAAGAGTCCTCCTAAACAGGATGCATCACCCAAGGAAGATGGTTTAAAAAATGGTGACATAAACATAGACTTTAGTCAGCTGAAACTCGATGACAAAG ACTGCAAAAGTTACCGAGAAGTAAGTGAAGACTGGTTTGATGCTAAAGAAAACCTGACAGGACTTGATTTCTCAGGAATACAAGAAACtcaaatagaaaaagacaaaggagatCCAAAGTTTCCACAAG aaaACTAA
- the RBM44 gene encoding RNA-binding protein 44 isoform X4, producing MKNIEPLRKDKGYLIHVGGLCSSVSEADLRSHFQKYQVSEISIYDSSTNYRYASLAFKKNIDAKMAVKEMNGIEINGKSVNVRLVKTPGEYTSPLSCKNGNRVTWNNLERNTNKETNSVSSISRLPRTRPRQLGSEQDNEFFPFDQKGVKKNCKQIESTKLIPDPPIQFIPPNTLNLRSFTKIMKRLAELHPEVSREHIIDALQEVRINHKGFLNGLSINTIVEMTSSVLKNSTSSLE from the exons ATGAAGAATATTGAACCTTTACGAAAAGATAAAGGGTATTTGATACATGTTGGTGGTCTCTGCTCTTCAGTATCTGAG gctGATTTAAGGTCTCATTTCCAGAAGTACCAAGTTTCTGAAATTTCAATTTATGATTCTTCTACTAATTATAG ATATGCAtcccttgcttttaaaaaaaacattgatgCAAAGATGGCCGTGAAAGAAATGAATGggatagaaataaatggaaagtcagTAAATGTGCGGCTTGTTAAAACTCCTGGAGAATATACATCACCACTTTCCTGCAAAAATGGAAATAGAGTTACTTGGAATAATTTGGAGAGAAACACCAACAAAGAAACTAACTCAGTCTCCTCTATTTCAAGATTGCCCAGAACTAGGCCAAGGCAGCTGGGATCTGAGCAAGACAATGAGTTTTTTCCTTTTGACCAGAAG ggTGTCAAGAAGAATTGTAAACAGATTGAATCAACTAAATTAATACCTGACCCACCTATTCAATTCATACCTCCAAATACACTGAATCTACGTAGCTTTACCAAAATCATGAAGAGACTGGCTGAACTACATCCAGAAGTTAGTAG AGAACATATTATAGATGCTCTTCAGGAAGTAAGAATAAATCATAAAGGTTTTCTGAATGGCTTATCTATTAATACTATTGTGGAAATGACTTCGTCTGTTTTGAAAAATTCTACTTCCAGTTTGGAATAA